A genome region from Nicotiana tabacum cultivar K326 chromosome 13, ASM71507v2, whole genome shotgun sequence includes the following:
- the LOC142168121 gene encoding uncharacterized protein LOC142168121 yields MPSLILWNLWKKRNSGKHGKNMSINRLIFQISTSIQILLKVRRQGFKGVTTNWPNLHEKLSQHVHRLRYTKVLWELPPVEWIKCNTDGACRGDNRGSSYDFCIRDEIGDIIYAQENAVEDETNNVAEAHAILEALRYIIQMQFPPCIFETDYLLMKRVLNEVWEQPWSIANQVDEIKTLLSRGAFR; encoded by the coding sequence ATGCCAAGCTTGATTTTGTGGAACTTGTGGAAGAAGAGGAATTCTGGAAAGCATGGAAAGAATATGTCTATAAATAGATtgattttccaaatttcaacctCAATCCAAATACTGCTAAAGGTGAGAAGACAAGGCTTCAAGGGAGTTACTACAAACTGGCCAAATCTGCATGAGAAGCTATCACAACATGTTCATAGATTGAGGTATACTAAGGTGTTGTGGGAATTACCTCCTGTGGAGTGGATAAAATGCAATACTGATGGGGCATGTAGAGGTGACAATAGAGGATCATCATATGACTTTTGTATAAGGGATGAAATAGGAGATATTATCTATGCACAGGAAAATGCAGTTGAGGATGAAACTAATAATGTAGCCGAGGCACATGCTATTCTGGAGGCACTAAGGTACATAATTCAAATGCAATTTCCTCCATGCATATTTGAAACAGATTATTTACTTATGAAGAGAGTGCTGAATGAAGTTTGGGAACAACCTTGGAGCATAGCTAATCAAGTGGATGAAATCAAAACACTACTGTCTAGGGGTGCTTTCAGATAG